A window of the Calditrichia bacterium genome harbors these coding sequences:
- a CDS encoding DUF2279 domain-containing protein produces MSFGLLHYINDMISIITRRGTTFWLLLVIAMMTAVIHPISAQTHPLLSEKQQTTDTAKPEKKGRLKWVLALHAAGMTGTYIYFIEPWWSGKKRDFNFKMDWYNNHWREIDKFGHFFANIQVSRFSAMTYRYAGIDRRKSLWYGGASSLILYTAFELTDATFDNWGFSVPDYIANILGAGYPLLQDMMPVLQHFNFKISYRKSKYFKNEAANKPEFSRYKPYEYLVGDYDGQRFWLSADADALLPQHWRKFWPNWLNIAIGYGARNLPQHNSTLKRRDVYLALDFNFPATKDDPPLLFALKSLISSIHLPAPTVRFSKDGTVFYGLFF; encoded by the coding sequence ATGAGTTTTGGTTTGTTGCATTATATTAATGATATGATTTCGATAATTACCCGACGAGGAACAACATTTTGGCTATTGTTGGTGATTGCGATGATGACAGCCGTCATCCATCCAATTTCGGCGCAAACCCATCCCTTGCTTTCCGAAAAGCAACAAACGACCGATACAGCAAAACCGGAAAAAAAAGGGCGTTTGAAATGGGTATTGGCGCTTCATGCCGCCGGAATGACAGGAACATATATCTATTTTATTGAACCGTGGTGGTCCGGAAAAAAACGGGATTTCAATTTCAAAATGGATTGGTACAACAACCATTGGCGAGAAATTGACAAATTCGGGCACTTTTTTGCGAATATCCAGGTTTCCCGATTTTCGGCGATGACCTATCGTTACGCCGGAATTGACCGGCGAAAATCGTTGTGGTATGGCGGCGCGAGCAGCCTGATACTTTACACAGCATTCGAGCTAACCGACGCCACATTTGACAACTGGGGATTCAGCGTGCCGGATTATATCGCCAATATTTTGGGTGCGGGATATCCGCTGCTGCAAGATATGATGCCGGTATTGCAACATTTCAATTTTAAAATCAGTTACCGAAAATCGAAGTATTTCAAAAATGAAGCGGCGAACAAACCGGAATTTTCCAGATACAAACCGTACGAATATCTGGTTGGCGATTACGACGGGCAGCGATTTTGGCTTTCCGCAGATGCAGATGCGCTGCTGCCGCAACACTGGCGGAAATTTTGGCCGAACTGGCTGAATATTGCCATCGGTTACGGCGCCAGAAATTTACCGCAACACAACAGCACGCTAAAACGACGCGATGTGTATCTCGCTCTGGATTTCAATTTTCCTGCAACAAAGGATGATCCGCCATTGCTATTCGCACTGAAAAGTTTGATCAGCAGCATCCACCTTCCCGCCCCAACTGTTCGCTTTTCGAAAGATGGCACTGTTTTTTACGGATTATTTTTCTGA